One part of the Mya arenaria isolate MELC-2E11 chromosome 3, ASM2691426v1 genome encodes these proteins:
- the LOC128227195 gene encoding paramyosin-like isoform X3 produces the protein MADWDDTSSSHKVTRISRTYNVYRGSSPSSQNRLESRIRELEDALDSERDMRLRFEKQSAEYSFQIEQLSDRLEESGGASSIQHEMVRKKDAELSKLRKDIELLTLQYEAQEGSMRKKHQEAINDLSDQVDYLSKTKNRVEKEKSQILIEVDNLQGINEQLNKLKGSAEAKLEGLEGSVMRLKAQVDDLTRQLNDSNGARARLTKENFDLQHSNQELDSANAALGKARSTLQQQVDDLKRQLDDESRQRQNLQVQLAALQADYDNLNARYEEESENASMYRQQYSKLQSEFSIVKTKLEKDLMAKTEEYEELRRKLSVRIQELEDLLEQQRQRAANLEKAKNRLTAELREVTIELENTQIIVQDLTKRNRQLENDNAALQKQVADLSAENQGLRADKAALEQECYRLKVANAELAEKNGNLERENNQLQGQLRDANNALKDANRRINELTSANASLTAERDNLAAALRDTEDALKDCENKLANANAALQALRAEMEQRLREKDEEIEAVRKSGQRAIEELQRTLIEVETRYKSEISRLKKKYETDIRELEAALDNANRANAEYLKQIKSLQARNKELEAALEDASRFLDEARSQLSISERKRIALATELEDVRTLLESAERARKNAENELHDTSVRLSEITIQVTALTNDKRRMEADITAMQSDLDDALNGRGAAEERADRLQAEVSRLAEELRQEQDNYKNADSLRKQLEIEIREITIRLEEAEAFAMREGKRQIAKLQARIRDLEAEFESEQRRGREAHANARKIERQYKELLALMEDDKRRISELSSLNDSMSLKIKTYKRQIDEAEEVATIAMTKFRKAVAQIDEAEVRADMAEKNYQSVRRSRSMSVSTVRISSKLL, from the exons TCCAGAATCCGTGAGCTGGAAGATGCCCTTGACTCTGAGAGAGACATGCGTCTCAGG TTTGAGAAGCAGAGCGCCGAATATTCGTTCCAGATCGAGCAGCTCTCAGACAGATTGGAAGAGTCGGGCGGTGCCTCCAGCATCCAG CATGAGATGGTACGCAAGAAGGATGCCGAGCTCTCAAAACTCCGCAAGGACATCGAGCTCTTGACGCTCCAGTATGAAGCCCAGGAAGGCAGCATGCGCAAGAAGCACCAGGAGGCCATCAACGACCTCTCAGACCAGGTCGACTACCTCTCCAAGACCAAGAACAG AGTTGAGAAGGAAAAGAGCCAAATCCTTATTGAAGTCGACAACTTGCAAGGAATCAATGAACAACTCAACAAACTCAAG GGATCCGCCGAGGCTAAGCTTGAGGGACTCGAGGGCTCCGTCATGCGCCTCAAGGCCCAGGTTGATGATCTCACTAG GCAGCTGAACGACTCAAACGGCGCAAGGGCCCGTCTGACTAAGGAGAACTTTGACCTGCAGCACTCTAACCAGGAGCTGGACAGCGCCAACGCCGCCTTGGGCAAGGCCCGCAGCACGCTGCAACAGCAGGTCGATGACCTGAAGAGGCAGTTGGATGACGAATCCAGGCAGAGACAGAACCTTCAGGTGCAACTCGCCGCCCTCCAGGCCGACTATGACAACCTGAACGCCCGCTACGAGGAGGAATCCGAGAATGCATCCATGTACAGGCAGCAG TACAGCAAACTGCAGTCCGAGTTCAGCATTGTCAAGACAAAGCTCGAGAAGGACCTTATGGCCAAGACCGAGGAATACGAGGAACTCAGGCGCAAGTTGAGCGTTCGCATCCAGGAGTTGGAGGACCTCCTGGAACAGCAGCGCCAGCGTGCCGCCAACCTCGAGAAGGCCAAGAACAGGCTCACCGCCGAGCTCCGAGAAGTCACCATCGAACTCGAGAAC ACCCAGATCATCGTACAGGACCTCACCAAGAGGAACAGGCAGCTGGAGAACGACAACGCCGCTCTTCAGAAGCAGGTCGCGGACCTGAGCGCCGAGAACCAAGGCCTGCGCGCCGACAAGGCCGCCCTTGAACAGGAATGCTACCGCCTCAAGGTCGCCAACGCCGAACTGGCTGAGAAGAATGGCAACCTGGAGCGTGAGAACAACCAGCTCCAAG GCCAGCTGCGTGACGCCAACAACGCCCTGAAGGACGCCAACAGGCGCATCAACGAGCTGACCTCTGCCAACGCCTCCCTGACCGCCGAGCGCGACAACCTCGCCGCCGCTCTCCGTGACACCGAGGATGCACTCAAG GACTGCGAGAACAAGCTGGCCAACGCCAACGCCGCTCTGCAGGCCCTCCGCGCCGAGATGGAACAGCGCCTTCGTGAGAAGGACGAGGAGATTGAGGCAGTCAG GAAGAGCGGCCAGCGCGCCATTGAGGAGCTCCAGAGGACACTGATCGAGGTCGAGACCCGCTACAAGTCCGAGATCTCCCGCCTCAAGAAGAAGTACGAGACCGACATCCGCGAGCTGGAGGCTGCCCTCGACAACGCCAACCGCGCCAACGCCGAGTACCTGAAGCAGATCAAGTCTCTCCAGGCCAGGAACAAG GAGCTTGAAGCCGCCCTTGAGGATGCCAGCCGATTCCTGGATGAGGCCCGCTCCCAGCTGTCCATCTCCGAGAGGAAGCGCATCGCACTCGCCACCGAGCTTGAAGACGTCAGGACTCTTCTGGAGAGC GCCGAGCGTGCCCGCAAGAACGCCGAGAACGAACTCCACGACACGAGCGTCCGTCTGTCCGAAATCACCATTCAAGTGACCGCCCTCACCAACGACAAGCGCCGCATGGAGGCCGACATCACCGCCATGCAGTCTGATCTGGATGACGCTCTGAATGGCCGCGGCGCCGCCGAAGAGCGCGCTGACCGCCTCCAGGCTGAAGTATCCCGCCTCGCCGAGGAACTCCGCCAGGAACAGGATAACTACAAGAACGCCGACTCCCTCCGCAAGCAGCTCGAGATCGAGATCAGAGAGATCACCATCAGACTCGAGGAGGCTGAAGCATTCGCCATGAGGGAAGGCAAGAGGCAGATCGCCAAGCTCCAGGCCAGA atccGCGACTTGGAGGCTGAATTCGAGTCAGAGCAGCGCCGTGGCCGCGAGGCTCACGCCAACGCCCGCAAGATCGAGAGACAGTACAAGGAGCTGCTTGCCCTGATGGAGGACGACAAGCGCCGTATTTCTGAGCTGTCGAGCCTCAACGACTCCATGTCACTCAAGATCAAGACCTACAAGAGACAGATCGATGAGGCG GAAGAGGTTGCTACCATTGCCATGACTAAATTTAGAAAGGCCGTTGCCCAGATTGATGAGGCAGAGGTTCGCGCGGACATGGCCGAGAAAAACTATCAATCTGTCCGTCGTAGCAGATCTATGTCTGTTTCCACTGTTAGAATATCTTCAAAATTACTATAA
- the LOC128227195 gene encoding paramyosin-like isoform X5, protein MADWDDTSSSHKVTRISRTYNVYRGSSPSSQNRLESRIRELEDALDSERDMRLRFEKQSAEYSFQIEQLSDRLEESGGASSIQHEMVRKKDAELSKLRKDIELLTLQYEAQEGSMRKKHQEAINDLSDQVDYLSKTKNRVEKEKSQILIEVDNLQGINEQLNKLKGSAEAKLEGLEGSVMRLKAQVDDLTRQLNDSNGARARLTKENFDLQHSNQELDSANAALGKARSTLQQQVDDLKRQLDDESRQRQNLQVQLAALQADYDNLNARYEEESENASMYRQQYSKLQSEFSIVKTKLEKDLMAKTEEYEELRRKLSVRIQELEDLLEQQRQRAANLEKAKNRLTAELREVTIELENTQIIVQDLTKRNRQLENDNAALQKQVADLSAENQGLRADKAALEQECYRLKVANAELAEKNGNLERENNQLQGQLRDANNALKDANRRINELTSANASLTAERDNLAAALRDTEDALKDCENKLANANAALQALRAEMEQRLREKDEEIEAVRKSGQRAIEELQRTLIEVETRYKSEISRLKKKYETDIRELEAALDNANRANAEYLKQIKSLQARNKELEAALEDASRFLDEARSQLSISERKRIALATELEDVRTLLESAERARKNAENELHDTSVRLSEITIQVTALTNDKRRMEADITAMQSDLDDALNGRGAAEERADRLQAEVSRLAEELRQEQDNYKNADSLRKQLEIEIREITIRLEEAEAFAMREGKRQIAKLQARIRDLEAEFESEQRRGREAHANARKIERQYKELLALMEDDKRRISELSSLNDSMSLKIKTYKRQIDEAEDVATIAMNKYRKACAAIDEAESRADSAEKNLTVVRHTRSMSVSRVIRQ, encoded by the exons TCCAGAATCCGTGAGCTGGAAGATGCCCTTGACTCTGAGAGAGACATGCGTCTCAGG TTTGAGAAGCAGAGCGCCGAATATTCGTTCCAGATCGAGCAGCTCTCAGACAGATTGGAAGAGTCGGGCGGTGCCTCCAGCATCCAG CATGAGATGGTACGCAAGAAGGATGCCGAGCTCTCAAAACTCCGCAAGGACATCGAGCTCTTGACGCTCCAGTATGAAGCCCAGGAAGGCAGCATGCGCAAGAAGCACCAGGAGGCCATCAACGACCTCTCAGACCAGGTCGACTACCTCTCCAAGACCAAGAACAG AGTTGAGAAGGAAAAGAGCCAAATCCTTATTGAAGTCGACAACTTGCAAGGAATCAATGAACAACTCAACAAACTCAAG GGATCCGCCGAGGCTAAGCTTGAGGGACTCGAGGGCTCCGTCATGCGCCTCAAGGCCCAGGTTGATGATCTCACTAG GCAGCTGAACGACTCAAACGGCGCAAGGGCCCGTCTGACTAAGGAGAACTTTGACCTGCAGCACTCTAACCAGGAGCTGGACAGCGCCAACGCCGCCTTGGGCAAGGCCCGCAGCACGCTGCAACAGCAGGTCGATGACCTGAAGAGGCAGTTGGATGACGAATCCAGGCAGAGACAGAACCTTCAGGTGCAACTCGCCGCCCTCCAGGCCGACTATGACAACCTGAACGCCCGCTACGAGGAGGAATCCGAGAATGCATCCATGTACAGGCAGCAG TACAGCAAACTGCAGTCCGAGTTCAGCATTGTCAAGACAAAGCTCGAGAAGGACCTTATGGCCAAGACCGAGGAATACGAGGAACTCAGGCGCAAGTTGAGCGTTCGCATCCAGGAGTTGGAGGACCTCCTGGAACAGCAGCGCCAGCGTGCCGCCAACCTCGAGAAGGCCAAGAACAGGCTCACCGCCGAGCTCCGAGAAGTCACCATCGAACTCGAGAAC ACCCAGATCATCGTACAGGACCTCACCAAGAGGAACAGGCAGCTGGAGAACGACAACGCCGCTCTTCAGAAGCAGGTCGCGGACCTGAGCGCCGAGAACCAAGGCCTGCGCGCCGACAAGGCCGCCCTTGAACAGGAATGCTACCGCCTCAAGGTCGCCAACGCCGAACTGGCTGAGAAGAATGGCAACCTGGAGCGTGAGAACAACCAGCTCCAAG GCCAGCTGCGTGACGCCAACAACGCCCTGAAGGACGCCAACAGGCGCATCAACGAGCTGACCTCTGCCAACGCCTCCCTGACCGCCGAGCGCGACAACCTCGCCGCCGCTCTCCGTGACACCGAGGATGCACTCAAG GACTGCGAGAACAAGCTGGCCAACGCCAACGCCGCTCTGCAGGCCCTCCGCGCCGAGATGGAACAGCGCCTTCGTGAGAAGGACGAGGAGATTGAGGCAGTCAG GAAGAGCGGCCAGCGCGCCATTGAGGAGCTCCAGAGGACACTGATCGAGGTCGAGACCCGCTACAAGTCCGAGATCTCCCGCCTCAAGAAGAAGTACGAGACCGACATCCGCGAGCTGGAGGCTGCCCTCGACAACGCCAACCGCGCCAACGCCGAGTACCTGAAGCAGATCAAGTCTCTCCAGGCCAGGAACAAG GAGCTTGAAGCCGCCCTTGAGGATGCCAGCCGATTCCTGGATGAGGCCCGCTCCCAGCTGTCCATCTCCGAGAGGAAGCGCATCGCACTCGCCACCGAGCTTGAAGACGTCAGGACTCTTCTGGAGAGC GCCGAGCGTGCCCGCAAGAACGCCGAGAACGAACTCCACGACACGAGCGTCCGTCTGTCCGAAATCACCATTCAAGTGACCGCCCTCACCAACGACAAGCGCCGCATGGAGGCCGACATCACCGCCATGCAGTCTGATCTGGATGACGCTCTGAATGGCCGCGGCGCCGCCGAAGAGCGCGCTGACCGCCTCCAGGCTGAAGTATCCCGCCTCGCCGAGGAACTCCGCCAGGAACAGGATAACTACAAGAACGCCGACTCCCTCCGCAAGCAGCTCGAGATCGAGATCAGAGAGATCACCATCAGACTCGAGGAGGCTGAAGCATTCGCCATGAGGGAAGGCAAGAGGCAGATCGCCAAGCTCCAGGCCAGA atccGCGACTTGGAGGCTGAATTCGAGTCAGAGCAGCGCCGTGGCCGCGAGGCTCACGCCAACGCCCGCAAGATCGAGAGACAGTACAAGGAGCTGCTTGCCCTGATGGAGGACGACAAGCGCCGTATTTCTGAGCTGTCGAGCCTCAACGACTCCATGTCACTCAAGATCAAGACCTACAAGAGACAGATCGATGAGGCG GAAGATGTGGCTACTATTgccatgaataaatatagaaaagcaTGTGCGGCCATCGATGAAGCTGAATCGAGAGCTGATAGTGCCGAGAAAAACTTAACGGTTGTCCGACATACAAGGTCAATGTCGGTATCCAGGGTGATTCGTCAGTGA
- the LOC128227195 gene encoding paramyosin-like isoform X4 has product MADWDDTSSSHKVTRISRTYNVYRGSSPSSQNRLESRIRELEDALDSERDMRLRFEKQSAEYSFQIEQLSDRLEESGGASSIQHEMVRKKDAELSKLRKDIELLTLQYEAQEGSMRKKHQEAINDLSDQVDYLSKTKNRVEKEKSQILIEVDNLQGINEQLNKLKGSAEAKLEGLEGSVMRLKAQVDDLTRQLNDSNGARARLTKENFDLQHSNQELDSANAALGKARSTLQQQVDDLKRQLDDESRQRQNLQVQLAALQADYDNLNARYEEESENASMYRQQYSKLQSEFSIVKTKLEKDLMAKTEEYEELRRKLSVRIQELEDLLEQQRQRAANLEKAKNRLTAELREVTIELENTQIIVQDLTKRNRQLENDNAALQKQVADLSAENQGLRADKAALEQECYRLKVANAELAEKNGNLERENNQLQGQLRDANNALKDANRRINELTSANASLTAERDNLAAALRDTEDALKDCENKLANANAALQALRAEMEQRLREKDEEIEAVRKSGQRAIEELQRTLIEVETRYKSEISRLKKKYETDIRELEAALDNANRANAEYLKQIKSLQARNKELEAALEDASRFLDEARSQLSISERKRIALATELEDVRTLLESAERARKNAENELHDTSVRLSEITIQVTALTNDKRRMEADITAMQSDLDDALNGRGAAEERADRLQAEVSRLAEELRQEQDNYKNADSLRKQLEIEIREITIRLEEAEAFAMREGKRQIAKLQARIRDLEAEFESEQRRGREAHANARKIERQYKELLALMEDDKRRISELSSLNDSMSLKIKTYKRQIDEAEEVANIAMGKYRKAVNMAEEADARADNAEKNLQVVRRRRSISVTSDVTRIVRV; this is encoded by the exons TCCAGAATCCGTGAGCTGGAAGATGCCCTTGACTCTGAGAGAGACATGCGTCTCAGG TTTGAGAAGCAGAGCGCCGAATATTCGTTCCAGATCGAGCAGCTCTCAGACAGATTGGAAGAGTCGGGCGGTGCCTCCAGCATCCAG CATGAGATGGTACGCAAGAAGGATGCCGAGCTCTCAAAACTCCGCAAGGACATCGAGCTCTTGACGCTCCAGTATGAAGCCCAGGAAGGCAGCATGCGCAAGAAGCACCAGGAGGCCATCAACGACCTCTCAGACCAGGTCGACTACCTCTCCAAGACCAAGAACAG AGTTGAGAAGGAAAAGAGCCAAATCCTTATTGAAGTCGACAACTTGCAAGGAATCAATGAACAACTCAACAAACTCAAG GGATCCGCCGAGGCTAAGCTTGAGGGACTCGAGGGCTCCGTCATGCGCCTCAAGGCCCAGGTTGATGATCTCACTAG GCAGCTGAACGACTCAAACGGCGCAAGGGCCCGTCTGACTAAGGAGAACTTTGACCTGCAGCACTCTAACCAGGAGCTGGACAGCGCCAACGCCGCCTTGGGCAAGGCCCGCAGCACGCTGCAACAGCAGGTCGATGACCTGAAGAGGCAGTTGGATGACGAATCCAGGCAGAGACAGAACCTTCAGGTGCAACTCGCCGCCCTCCAGGCCGACTATGACAACCTGAACGCCCGCTACGAGGAGGAATCCGAGAATGCATCCATGTACAGGCAGCAG TACAGCAAACTGCAGTCCGAGTTCAGCATTGTCAAGACAAAGCTCGAGAAGGACCTTATGGCCAAGACCGAGGAATACGAGGAACTCAGGCGCAAGTTGAGCGTTCGCATCCAGGAGTTGGAGGACCTCCTGGAACAGCAGCGCCAGCGTGCCGCCAACCTCGAGAAGGCCAAGAACAGGCTCACCGCCGAGCTCCGAGAAGTCACCATCGAACTCGAGAAC ACCCAGATCATCGTACAGGACCTCACCAAGAGGAACAGGCAGCTGGAGAACGACAACGCCGCTCTTCAGAAGCAGGTCGCGGACCTGAGCGCCGAGAACCAAGGCCTGCGCGCCGACAAGGCCGCCCTTGAACAGGAATGCTACCGCCTCAAGGTCGCCAACGCCGAACTGGCTGAGAAGAATGGCAACCTGGAGCGTGAGAACAACCAGCTCCAAG GCCAGCTGCGTGACGCCAACAACGCCCTGAAGGACGCCAACAGGCGCATCAACGAGCTGACCTCTGCCAACGCCTCCCTGACCGCCGAGCGCGACAACCTCGCCGCCGCTCTCCGTGACACCGAGGATGCACTCAAG GACTGCGAGAACAAGCTGGCCAACGCCAACGCCGCTCTGCAGGCCCTCCGCGCCGAGATGGAACAGCGCCTTCGTGAGAAGGACGAGGAGATTGAGGCAGTCAG GAAGAGCGGCCAGCGCGCCATTGAGGAGCTCCAGAGGACACTGATCGAGGTCGAGACCCGCTACAAGTCCGAGATCTCCCGCCTCAAGAAGAAGTACGAGACCGACATCCGCGAGCTGGAGGCTGCCCTCGACAACGCCAACCGCGCCAACGCCGAGTACCTGAAGCAGATCAAGTCTCTCCAGGCCAGGAACAAG GAGCTTGAAGCCGCCCTTGAGGATGCCAGCCGATTCCTGGATGAGGCCCGCTCCCAGCTGTCCATCTCCGAGAGGAAGCGCATCGCACTCGCCACCGAGCTTGAAGACGTCAGGACTCTTCTGGAGAGC GCCGAGCGTGCCCGCAAGAACGCCGAGAACGAACTCCACGACACGAGCGTCCGTCTGTCCGAAATCACCATTCAAGTGACCGCCCTCACCAACGACAAGCGCCGCATGGAGGCCGACATCACCGCCATGCAGTCTGATCTGGATGACGCTCTGAATGGCCGCGGCGCCGCCGAAGAGCGCGCTGACCGCCTCCAGGCTGAAGTATCCCGCCTCGCCGAGGAACTCCGCCAGGAACAGGATAACTACAAGAACGCCGACTCCCTCCGCAAGCAGCTCGAGATCGAGATCAGAGAGATCACCATCAGACTCGAGGAGGCTGAAGCATTCGCCATGAGGGAAGGCAAGAGGCAGATCGCCAAGCTCCAGGCCAGA atccGCGACTTGGAGGCTGAATTCGAGTCAGAGCAGCGCCGTGGCCGCGAGGCTCACGCCAACGCCCGCAAGATCGAGAGACAGTACAAGGAGCTGCTTGCCCTGATGGAGGACGACAAGCGCCGTATTTCTGAGCTGTCGAGCCTCAACGACTCCATGTCACTCAAGATCAAGACCTACAAGAGACAGATCGATGAGGCG GAGGAAGTTGCAAATATTGCCATGGGAAAGTATAGAAAGGCTGTTAACATGGCAGAGGAGGCAGATGCCCGGGCCGACAATGCTGAAAAGAACCTTCAGGTTGTCCGGCGCAGACGGTCAATTTCGGTAACCAGTGACGTCACGAGGATCGTAAGGGTGTAG
- the LOC128227195 gene encoding paramyosin-like isoform X1: MADWDDTSSSHKVTRISRTYNVYRGSSPSSQNRLESRIRELEDALDSERDMRLRFEKQSAEYSFQIEQLSDRLEESGGASSIQHEMVRKKDAELSKLRKDIELLTLQYEAQEGSMRKKHQEAINDLSDQVDYLSKTKNRVEKEKSQILIEVDNLQGINEQLNKLKGSAEAKLEGLEGSVMRLKAQVDDLTRQLNDSNGARARLTKENFDLQHSNQELDSANAALGKARSTLQQQVDDLKRQLDDESRQRQNLQVQLAALQADYDNLNARYEEESENASMYRQQYSKLQSEFSIVKTKLEKDLMAKTEEYEELRRKLSVRIQELEDLLEQQRQRAANLEKAKNRLTAELREVTIELENTQIIVQDLTKRNRQLENDNAALQKQVADLSAENQGLRADKAALEQECYRLKVANAELAEKNGNLERENNQLQGQLRDANNALKDANRRINELTSANASLTAERDNLAAALRDTEDALKDCENKLANANAALQALRAEMEQRLREKDEEIEAVRKSGQRAIEELQRTLIEVETRYKSEISRLKKKYETDIRELEAALDNANRANAEYLKQIKSLQARNKELEAALEDASRFLDEARSQLSISERKRIALATELEDVRTLLESAERARKNAENELHDTSVRLSEITIQVTALTNDKRRMEADITAMQSDLDDALNGRGAAEERADRLQAEVSRLAEELRQEQDNYKNADSLRKQLEIEIREITIRLEEAEAFAMREGKRQIAKLQARIRDLEAEFESEQRRGREAHANARKIERQYKELLALMEDDKRRISELSSLNDSMSLKIKTYKRQIDEAEDVANLAMNKYRKACSIIEETECRADSAEKNLQFVRRARSMSVVRDTSTTSHVMDGGISSYRISSIRGSSMGIN, from the exons TCCAGAATCCGTGAGCTGGAAGATGCCCTTGACTCTGAGAGAGACATGCGTCTCAGG TTTGAGAAGCAGAGCGCCGAATATTCGTTCCAGATCGAGCAGCTCTCAGACAGATTGGAAGAGTCGGGCGGTGCCTCCAGCATCCAG CATGAGATGGTACGCAAGAAGGATGCCGAGCTCTCAAAACTCCGCAAGGACATCGAGCTCTTGACGCTCCAGTATGAAGCCCAGGAAGGCAGCATGCGCAAGAAGCACCAGGAGGCCATCAACGACCTCTCAGACCAGGTCGACTACCTCTCCAAGACCAAGAACAG AGTTGAGAAGGAAAAGAGCCAAATCCTTATTGAAGTCGACAACTTGCAAGGAATCAATGAACAACTCAACAAACTCAAG GGATCCGCCGAGGCTAAGCTTGAGGGACTCGAGGGCTCCGTCATGCGCCTCAAGGCCCAGGTTGATGATCTCACTAG GCAGCTGAACGACTCAAACGGCGCAAGGGCCCGTCTGACTAAGGAGAACTTTGACCTGCAGCACTCTAACCAGGAGCTGGACAGCGCCAACGCCGCCTTGGGCAAGGCCCGCAGCACGCTGCAACAGCAGGTCGATGACCTGAAGAGGCAGTTGGATGACGAATCCAGGCAGAGACAGAACCTTCAGGTGCAACTCGCCGCCCTCCAGGCCGACTATGACAACCTGAACGCCCGCTACGAGGAGGAATCCGAGAATGCATCCATGTACAGGCAGCAG TACAGCAAACTGCAGTCCGAGTTCAGCATTGTCAAGACAAAGCTCGAGAAGGACCTTATGGCCAAGACCGAGGAATACGAGGAACTCAGGCGCAAGTTGAGCGTTCGCATCCAGGAGTTGGAGGACCTCCTGGAACAGCAGCGCCAGCGTGCCGCCAACCTCGAGAAGGCCAAGAACAGGCTCACCGCCGAGCTCCGAGAAGTCACCATCGAACTCGAGAAC ACCCAGATCATCGTACAGGACCTCACCAAGAGGAACAGGCAGCTGGAGAACGACAACGCCGCTCTTCAGAAGCAGGTCGCGGACCTGAGCGCCGAGAACCAAGGCCTGCGCGCCGACAAGGCCGCCCTTGAACAGGAATGCTACCGCCTCAAGGTCGCCAACGCCGAACTGGCTGAGAAGAATGGCAACCTGGAGCGTGAGAACAACCAGCTCCAAG GCCAGCTGCGTGACGCCAACAACGCCCTGAAGGACGCCAACAGGCGCATCAACGAGCTGACCTCTGCCAACGCCTCCCTGACCGCCGAGCGCGACAACCTCGCCGCCGCTCTCCGTGACACCGAGGATGCACTCAAG GACTGCGAGAACAAGCTGGCCAACGCCAACGCCGCTCTGCAGGCCCTCCGCGCCGAGATGGAACAGCGCCTTCGTGAGAAGGACGAGGAGATTGAGGCAGTCAG GAAGAGCGGCCAGCGCGCCATTGAGGAGCTCCAGAGGACACTGATCGAGGTCGAGACCCGCTACAAGTCCGAGATCTCCCGCCTCAAGAAGAAGTACGAGACCGACATCCGCGAGCTGGAGGCTGCCCTCGACAACGCCAACCGCGCCAACGCCGAGTACCTGAAGCAGATCAAGTCTCTCCAGGCCAGGAACAAG GAGCTTGAAGCCGCCCTTGAGGATGCCAGCCGATTCCTGGATGAGGCCCGCTCCCAGCTGTCCATCTCCGAGAGGAAGCGCATCGCACTCGCCACCGAGCTTGAAGACGTCAGGACTCTTCTGGAGAGC GCCGAGCGTGCCCGCAAGAACGCCGAGAACGAACTCCACGACACGAGCGTCCGTCTGTCCGAAATCACCATTCAAGTGACCGCCCTCACCAACGACAAGCGCCGCATGGAGGCCGACATCACCGCCATGCAGTCTGATCTGGATGACGCTCTGAATGGCCGCGGCGCCGCCGAAGAGCGCGCTGACCGCCTCCAGGCTGAAGTATCCCGCCTCGCCGAGGAACTCCGCCAGGAACAGGATAACTACAAGAACGCCGACTCCCTCCGCAAGCAGCTCGAGATCGAGATCAGAGAGATCACCATCAGACTCGAGGAGGCTGAAGCATTCGCCATGAGGGAAGGCAAGAGGCAGATCGCCAAGCTCCAGGCCAGA atccGCGACTTGGAGGCTGAATTCGAGTCAGAGCAGCGCCGTGGCCGCGAGGCTCACGCCAACGCCCGCAAGATCGAGAGACAGTACAAGGAGCTGCTTGCCCTGATGGAGGACGACAAGCGCCGTATTTCTGAGCTGTCGAGCCTCAACGACTCCATGTCACTCAAGATCAAGACCTACAAGAGACAGATCGATGAGGCG GAGGACGTAGCAAATCTTGCAATGAACAAGTACAGGAAAGCCTGTTCAATCATTGAGGAAACCGAGTGCAGAGCTGATAGCGCCGAGAAAAATCTGCAATTTGTTCGTCGCGCTAGGTCCATGTCTGTTGTAAGAGATACTTCAACCACCAGCCATGTGATGGATGGAGGCATATCTAGCTATCGCATATCTAGCATTCGCGGATCTAGCATGGGCATAAATTAA